In Aegilops tauschii subsp. strangulata cultivar AL8/78 chromosome 3, Aet v6.0, whole genome shotgun sequence, one genomic interval encodes:
- the LOC109752818 gene encoding uncharacterized protein, protein MGFTREFMEVQAHGNTKLHVIHTNDLPKAATTMEQFERHLQFERHKIVGVDVKYTHDHGEDQKPALVQLSVGKDHPVLLFQLSAADKNCTKFDNFLADPRYTFVGFSIDGDIEMPSRVGLEITHFVDIQKEWRVPTATKALDSLGDVSGILVHDVERTKAERSRWACMPLSMRHIEYAAKDAYAAYEIWSRLRIIQEGLRREKLDKEQTRKRARSCGDYDY, encoded by the coding sequence ATGGGATTCACTAGGGAATTCATGGAGGTGCAGGCCCACGGCAACACAAAGTTGCACGTGATCCACACCAACGACTTGCCCAAGGCGGCGACCACCATGGAGCAGTTCGAGCGACACCTCCAGTTCGAGCGCCACAAGATCGTCGGAGTTGATGTCAAGTACACCCACGACCATGGCGAAGATCAGAAACCCGCCCTCGTCCAGCTCTCCGTCGGCAAGGATCATCCGGTGCTGCTCTTCCAACTGAGCGCGGCCGACAAGAACTGCACCAAGTTCGACAACTTCCTCGCGGACCCCAGGTACACGTTTGTTGGCTTCTCCATCGATGGCGACATAGAGATGCCCAGCCGCGTCGGACTGGAGATCACCCACTTCGTCGACATCCAGAAGGAATGGAGGGTGCCTACAGCTACCAAGGCTCTGGACTCCCTTGGGGACGTCTCAGGAATCCTTGTCCACGACGTAGAGCGCACAAAGGCAGAACGCAGCCGCTGGGCGTGCATGCCCCTGTCCATGAGGCACATCGAGTACGCGGCAAAGGACGCTTACGCTGCGTACGAGATATGGAGCCGCCTCAGGATCATCCAGGAAGGGCTTCGCCGGGAAAAACTCGACAAGGAGCAGACCAGGAAGCGCGCTAGGTCCTGTGGTGACTACGACTACTGA